The following are encoded in a window of Myxocyprinus asiaticus isolate MX2 ecotype Aquarium Trade chromosome 17, UBuf_Myxa_2, whole genome shotgun sequence genomic DNA:
- the LOC127455188 gene encoding uncharacterized protein LOC127455188, producing MMLRPKDLCQGSGTKTFLEAMQSGKVHLARFVLDALDGRIINSKAENGRTLLMFAVCLQDNANRSKFTHLLLEKGADVNIRDDHGRTALSLTCEQGHLDAVKLLVQFNADPEITDTWGNSALMYAACGGHSQVLEFLVRAFKKLGLRLERTNHAGHSAMQVADFFGHNQCVQALNGCGKKAVSLTDSSEEPAEDLRWPNRLPKQVLERFSKQIQSRNEELFPALFQRQLRVGDGNSLQIRFRRQPPSPDGADMNHCQTLNRLEERRPTEDGQDILFASKQIQNSVLKEAGTTRSLDFNPERLKHENEDAPIWGKAKSLNLDLRTGRKQSYQGDVHEINRSASKFKRASLQDEKPLVAKFYCRDNMKINDAVKSEYLGGFEKSQIGEIKGRKERDSIPKTGRQNKLLFNREELEPERIKPHPTGLAGFGTRLLRRFTAPEFMRHIRDCPTEAGQTLKAKMSRSETFPFSHTHQRVNSQPSVDSISGVRCEFESNSALFHP from the coding sequence ATGATGCTGAGACCGAAGGATTTGTGTCAGGGCTCTGGCACAAAAACTTTCCTGGAGGCCATGCAGAGTGGCAAAGTTCACCTCGCTCGCTTCGTCCTGGACGCTTTGGATGGACGCATCATCAACTCGAAAGCCGAAAACGGTCGTACGCTTCTGATGTTTGCAGTGTGCCTTCAAGATAACGCAAACAGATCAAAGTTCACCCATTTGTTGTTGGAAAAAGGTGCAGATGTAAACATTCGGGATGACCATGGCCGCACAGCCTTGAGTCTCACTTGTGAACAAGGCCACTTGGATGCTGTAAAGCTCCTCGTGCAGTTCAACGCCGATCCTGAAATTACAGACACTTGGGGAAACAGTGCGCTCATGTACGCCGCCTGTGGAGGACACAGTCAAGTCCTTGAGTTCCTGGTTAGGGCGTTCAAGAAGCTCGGGCTGCGGTTAGAGCGCACCAACCACGCAGGCCATTCCGCCATGCAAGTAGCGGACTTCTTTGGACACAACCAGTGTGTTCAAGCCCTTAATGGTTGTGGAAAGAAGGCGGTAAGTCTGACCGACAGCTCTGAAGAACCCGCAGAAGATCTCAGGTGGCCCAATCGACTTCCCAAGCAAGTTCTAGAGCGCTTCTCCAAACAAATCCAGAGCAGAAATGAAGAACTTTTCCCAGCCTTGTTTCAGAGACAGCTACGCGTGGGAGATGGCAACAGCCTGCAAATTCGTTTCAGACGTCAACCGCCATCCCCTGATGGAGCGGATATGAACCACTGCCAAACTTTGAACAGATTGGAGGAGAGACGTCCAACTGAAGATGGACAGGATATCTTGTTTGCTTCAAAACAGATTCAAAACTCTGTTCTGAAAGAAGCTGGCACCACCAGAAGTTTGGATTTCAATCCAGAACGGCTCAAACACGAGAATGAAGATGCTCCTATCTGGGGAAAAGCCAAATCCCTTAATTTGGACCTCAGAACTGGCCGGAAACAGTCCTATCAAGGTGACGTTCATGAAATCAACAGATCTGCCAGTAAATTCAAAAGAGCGTCGCTTCAGGATGAGAAACCTCTTGTGGCAAAGTTCTACTGCCGTGACAACATGAAGATAAATGACGCTGTGAAATCAGAATACCTTGGAGGATTTGAGAAATCACAGATTGGTGAGATTAAGGGTAGAAAAGAGCGTGATAGTATTCCCAAAACTGGCAGACAGAACAAACTTCTCTTCAATCGAGAAGAACTTGAACCTGAGAGAATCAAACCTCATCCCACCGGACTTGCTGGATTTGGAACCAGGCTGCTGCGCAGATTCACAGCTCCAGAATTTATGAGGCACATCAGAGACTGTCCGACCGAGGCGGGCCAGACTTTGAAAGCCAAGATGTCCCGGTCAGAAACCTTTCCATTCTCACACACTCATCAGAGAGTGAACAGCCAGCCGAGTGTGGACAGCATCAGCGGGGTGAGATGCGAATTTGAGAGTAATTCTGCTTTATTTCACCCTTAA
- the LOC127455177 gene encoding serine/threonine-protein kinase PAK 4-like produces MFRKKKKKRPEISAPKNFEHRVHTSFDAKHGVFVGLPTQWQSLIENLRRPKPMVDPSRITPVELKPKKTIVRGSMIGHGDYISAMLSDMNRLSVTSSNSLRKSSPSARKRAQSLGRLGEVSEGDTYQYEGLEPSQDELDAHWGDKSRNIHSETGTPYMGLKKSITLQPNGVLPRAKSTYEVSMSSLGGPPPPPVLSAPPPPPIPVPEPPRTIYMGGDVGSPTERFMMRREFPIVFAHNQKPITCFYSPMMPMQPPHGDSGGLTTDMRTANRLLVHPQNSPGRPYSSYDLKADTLRHQPGYVHSGTSSPLVSGTRPHKTVHASSSYTTGLSPNISYRPTGPDPFMRHSGCPNPGLYPRQDSPSQPRPSPTGSLANSPPGTCSPAFRPPQHPSPRPPPDPPKVTHEQFKAALLMVVDKGDPRSYLENFVKIGEGSTGVVCIAREKHSGRVVAVKMMDLRRQQRRELLFNEVVIMRDYQHRNVVEMFKSALVEEELWVIMEYLQGGALTNIVSETRLSEEQIATVCEAVLQALAYLHSQGVIHRDIKSDSILLSLDGRIKLSDFGFCAQISKDIPKRKSLVGTPYWMAPEVISKSPYGTEVDIWSLGIMVVEMVDGEPPYFSETPVAAMKRLRDEPAPTVRNVHQVSPVLKDFLDRMLTRDPLERASATDLLEHPFLLQASSPQCLVPLVEQYRKRMSRC; encoded by the exons ATGTTtcgcaaaaagaaaaagaagaggcCAGAAATTTCAGCACCGAAGAACTTTGAGCATCGTGTTCACACATCTTTTGATGCAAAGCATGGAGTCTTCGTCGGCCTTCCTACACAATGGCAGAGTTTAATCGAGAACCTACGCAGACCCAAACCGATGGTGGACCCGTCCAGAATAACACCAGTGGAGCTCAAACCAAAGAAG ACCATCGTGCGAGGGAGTATGATTGGCCACGGAGACTACATCTCAGCCATGCTGTCAGACATGAACCGTCTGTCGGTCACCAGCTCCAACTCTCTGCGCAAGAGCAGCCCGTCGGCGCGCAAGAGAGCGCAGTCGCTCGGCCGCCTCGGGGAGGTGAGCGAGGGCGACACCTACCAGTATGAAGGACTGGAGCCATCTCAGGATGAACTGGATGCTCACTGGGGCGACAAATCACGGAACATCCACAGCGAAACCGGTACGCCATACATGGGTCTAAAGAAAAGCATCACGCTGCAGCCCAATGGCGTGCTGCCTAGAGCAAAGTCAACCTATGAAGTCAGCATGAGCTCTTTGGGGGGGCCTCCACCTCCTCCGGTCCTATCCGCACCTCCTCCACCCCCCATCCCAGTCCCAGAGCCCCCCAGAACTATATATATGGGTGGAGATGTTGGGAGTCCAACAGAGAGATTCATGATGAGGAGAGAGTTTCCCATTGTGTTCGCACACAACCAGAAACCCATTACCTGTTTCTACAGTCCCATGATGCCCATGCAACCACCTCATGGGGATAGCGGGGGTCTCACTACTGATATGAGGACTGCAAACCGACTACTGGTACACCCGCAAAACAGTCCTGGGAGACCGTACTCCTCATATGACCTTAAG GCAGACACTTTAAGGCACCAGCCAGGCTATGTGCACAGCGGTACCAGCAGTCCGCTCGTGAGCGGCACCAGGCCACACAAAACTGTCCATGCTTCTTCTAGCTACACTACTGGACTTTCACCCAACATCAGTTATCGACCCACCGGCCCTGACCCCTTTATGAGACACTCTGGCTGCCCAAACCCAGGACTGTACCCCAGACAGGACAGCCCATCTCAACCCAGACCCTCACCCACCGGTTCACTGGCCAACAGCCCCCCGGGAACCTGTTCCCCTGCGTTCAGACCCCCCCAGCACCCCTCGCCACGACCCCCGCCCGACCCACCCAAAGTGACCCATGAGCAGTTCAAGGCAGCTCTGCTGATGGTGGTGGATAAAGGAGACCCGCGGTCGTACCTGGAGAACTTTGTGAAGATCGGAGAAGGTTCCACAGGTGTGGTGTGCATCGCCCGCGAGAAACACAGCGGACGGGTGGTGGCGGTCAAGATGATGGATTTGAGGAGACAGCAGCGGCGAGAACTTCTCTTCAATGAG GTAGTAATCATGAGAGACTATCAGCATAGGAATGTGGTGGAGATGTTCAAGAGTGCTCTTGTGGAGGAGGAACTCTGGGTAATCATGGAATATCTTCAGGGAGGAGCTTTAACCAACATTGTGTCCGAAACCAG GTTGAGCGAGGAGCAGATTGCTACAGTGTGTGAAGCCGTGCTGCAGGCGCTTGCATATCTCCACTCACAAGGTGTCATACACCGAGACATCAAGAGTGACTCTATCCTGCTCTCACTGGACGGCAGA ATCAAGCTGTCAGACTTTGGATTTTGTGCCCAGATCAGTAAAGATATTCCAAAGAGGAAGTCTTTAGTGGGCACTCCATACTGGATGGCTCCAGAGGTCATCTCAAAGTCACCTTACGGCACTGAG GTGGATATTTGGTCTTTGGGAATCATGGTGGTGGAGATGGTAGACGGAGAACCTCCATATTTCAGTGAAACTCCCGTAGCTGCGATGAAGAGACTGAGAGATGAGCCAGCGCCAACTGTACGCAATGTTCATCAG GTGTCACCAGTACTGAAGGATTTCCTGGACCGGATGTTGACGCGAGATCCACTGGAGCGAGCCAGCGCCACCGACCTCCTGGAGCATCCGTTCCTCCTGCAAGCCAGCTCGCCACAGTGCCTGGTGCCCCTAGTGGAGCAATACCGCAAGCGCATGTCTCGCTGCTGA